The Acidianus manzaensis genome has a window encoding:
- a CDS encoding sodium:solute symporter family protein, with protein MIAIPKSNIDDATLAVFLVLFAVFIFLGFYGARWRKGDLNKLHEWGLAGRRLGVFTVWFLMGADLYTAYTFIAVPAALFGVGSLYFFAVPYVAWAFGIALLTMPRLWTVSRNKGYVTAADFVKDRFDSRMLAIIVALVGIVAELPYIALQIVGMKASLTMLLLGLGIGTSSASSLTLINEVSLVIAFIILAAFTYTSGLRGATLTGIFKDALIWLTVIVTIVAVPIAIGGFHVAFSDIPASKAPLFSSLPSKEIPAFFSLALGSSIALYLYPHAINGSLSSNSKKQLKMSTSLLPIYGIGLVFLALIGILVYAVSPALSAITAISPYIGKSAATDLVVPATIAYELPGWFVGIALVGVFIGGLVPAAIMAIAISNLFVRNIVKEFKPLGEKTESTLAKWMSAVFKFLALGFIFAVPGYAITLQLLGGIIVAQAMPPIFLGLFTHKLEKYSLSAGLLAGVFSGVGLFFYSKESVFMATPIGSIYIALISLAINLIIAGVGTGIAYALGWRPKAKIKEEEITKSL; from the coding sequence ATGATAGCTATTCCAAAGTCTAATATAGATGACGCTACGCTTGCAGTCTTTTTAGTACTTTTCGCTGTTTTTATATTCTTAGGTTTTTACGGAGCTAGATGGAGGAAAGGAGATCTAAATAAACTTCATGAATGGGGATTAGCTGGTAGAAGACTCGGGGTATTTACTGTTTGGTTTTTAATGGGAGCTGATTTATACACAGCTTATACTTTCATAGCTGTTCCTGCAGCGCTATTTGGTGTAGGATCACTTTACTTCTTTGCAGTACCTTACGTTGCATGGGCTTTTGGTATTGCATTATTAACTATGCCTAGATTATGGACTGTTTCAAGGAACAAAGGTTATGTTACCGCTGCCGATTTCGTAAAAGATAGATTCGATAGCAGGATGTTAGCTATTATTGTAGCTTTAGTAGGAATTGTTGCTGAATTACCTTATATTGCTTTACAAATTGTTGGAATGAAAGCTTCATTAACAATGCTTCTTCTAGGTCTGGGAATAGGTACTAGTAGTGCTTCTTCTTTAACTTTAATTAATGAAGTATCTTTAGTTATAGCTTTTATTATTCTTGCAGCTTTCACTTATACCAGTGGTTTAAGAGGTGCTACTTTAACTGGAATTTTTAAGGATGCGTTAATATGGCTTACAGTGATAGTTACTATAGTTGCTGTTCCGATAGCTATAGGAGGATTTCACGTAGCATTTTCTGATATACCTGCTTCTAAGGCTCCGCTATTTTCCTCTTTACCAAGTAAGGAAATTCCTGCGTTCTTTTCGTTAGCGTTAGGTAGTTCAATAGCTCTATATTTATATCCTCATGCTATTAATGGTTCTTTAAGCTCTAATAGCAAAAAACAGCTTAAGATGAGTACTTCTTTATTGCCTATTTATGGTATTGGATTAGTGTTTTTAGCATTAATAGGAATTTTAGTATATGCGGTATCTCCTGCATTAAGCGCTATAACTGCCATATCTCCATATATTGGAAAGTCAGCTGCTACTGACTTAGTAGTTCCTGCTACTATAGCATATGAGTTACCAGGATGGTTTGTTGGTATTGCTTTAGTTGGTGTATTTATTGGTGGATTAGTTCCTGCGGCTATTATGGCTATAGCGATATCTAATCTATTTGTCAGGAATATAGTCAAGGAATTTAAGCCATTAGGAGAAAAGACTGAATCTACTTTAGCTAAGTGGATGTCCGCTGTATTCAAGTTTTTGGCTTTAGGTTTTATTTTTGCTGTTCCTGGTTATGCTATAACTTTGCAGCTTTTAGGTGGTATAATAGTTGCTCAAGCAATGCCACCAATATTTCTAGGATTATTTACTCATAAATTAGAGAAATATTCATTAAGTGCTGGGCTTTTGGCTGGTGTGTTTTCTGGTGTTGGTTTATTCTTTTATTCTAAAGAAAGTGTATTTATGGCGACTCCTATAGGTTCCATATATATTGCGCTGATTTCGTTGGCTATTAACTTAATAATAGCTGGAGTAGGTACTGGTATAGCTTATGCATTAGGCTGGAGACCTAAAGCTAAGATAAAGGAAGAGGAAATAACAAAATCATTATAA
- a CDS encoding DUF3311 domain-containing protein yields the protein MRTKFYVAVFIALIVDIVLYSIFPLFNKVSPELLGLPFFYWYQTVMLVVTSAIFFGISYGVKEAE from the coding sequence ATGAGAACTAAATTTTATGTAGCCGTATTTATAGCGTTAATTGTAGATATAGTATTATATTCAATTTTTCCGCTTTTCAATAAAGTTTCTCCAGAATTATTAGGTCTACCGTTCTTTTACTGGTATCAAACAGTAATGTTAGTCGTAACTAGTGCTATATTTTTTGGAATTTCATATGGCGTTAAGGAGGCTGAATGA
- a CDS encoding acyl-CoA synthetase: MVSYSEVRKTFDWNIIMKQFELNPINFLTNHESDAVIRYKNDEKSRLSFNELRVKSLHLASYLRENEGIKKGDVISVIASKKIEQVIVLLATLSLGAIYQPLFTAFGSEAIKMRISDVKPKLIFCQDDQCDKIEDVKKISLSELDSLKSGELKEVEHVSWDDPVILLYTSGTTGKPKGALISKRLFLNTYVYMKYGIGLRENDTFWNGADPGWAYGLYYGIIGPLLFGNSVIFLDEPFDPKRTMQFLEENKITNFAFAPTAYRMLARSIKEKYNLVLDRASSAGEPLNPEVIKWFKDNYNLLVKDHYGQTEVGMVVYNGWGYDEEVKPGSMGLPAPGYDVDIIEENIAVKKCTGFHFLGYLNNLEKTNEAFRGEWYLTGDNATKDEDEYFWFIGRKDDVVKVSGYRVGLFEVESVLIEHPAVLESAVVADDDEVRGHVLHAYVVLKPEFKGDDKLKKELIDFVNSKYSKHVHLEKVDFVSKLPKTESGKIQRYLLKK, encoded by the coding sequence ATGGTATCATATTCTGAAGTCCGAAAAACTTTCGATTGGAATATAATTATGAAACAGTTTGAGTTGAATCCAATTAATTTCTTAACTAATCATGAATCTGATGCAGTAATAAGATATAAAAACGATGAAAAAAGTAGATTATCTTTTAATGAATTAAGAGTAAAGTCTCTACATCTTGCTTCTTATTTAAGAGAAAATGAAGGAATTAAAAAAGGTGATGTTATTAGCGTTATAGCTTCTAAGAAAATTGAGCAAGTTATAGTTCTTTTAGCTACTTTATCCCTAGGTGCTATTTATCAGCCTCTTTTTACTGCATTTGGTAGTGAAGCTATAAAAATGAGGATTTCTGACGTTAAACCAAAGCTCATCTTTTGTCAAGATGATCAGTGCGATAAAATTGAAGACGTAAAAAAGATTTCTCTTTCTGAATTAGACTCACTTAAATCAGGTGAATTGAAAGAAGTAGAGCATGTTTCTTGGGACGATCCTGTAATACTGTTATATACTTCTGGAACTACGGGCAAACCTAAAGGAGCTTTAATTTCAAAACGACTTTTCCTAAATACTTACGTTTACATGAAATATGGAATAGGGTTGAGAGAAAATGATACTTTTTGGAATGGTGCAGATCCAGGTTGGGCATATGGTTTATACTATGGTATAATAGGTCCTTTACTTTTTGGTAATTCTGTTATATTTTTAGATGAACCTTTTGATCCTAAAAGGACAATGCAATTTCTAGAAGAAAATAAGATTACTAATTTTGCCTTTGCTCCTACAGCTTATAGAATGCTTGCAAGAAGTATTAAGGAAAAGTATAATCTAGTTTTGGATAGAGCAAGTTCAGCAGGAGAACCTCTGAATCCTGAAGTAATAAAGTGGTTTAAGGATAATTATAACTTGTTGGTTAAGGATCATTATGGGCAGACTGAAGTGGGAATGGTAGTATACAACGGATGGGGATATGATGAGGAAGTAAAGCCGGGCAGTATGGGTCTTCCGGCTCCAGGATATGATGTAGATATCATAGAAGAGAATATAGCTGTGAAAAAATGTACTGGTTTTCATTTTCTAGGGTATTTAAATAACTTAGAAAAAACGAATGAAGCTTTTAGAGGTGAATGGTATTTAACCGGGGATAACGCTACTAAAGATGAAGATGAGTACTTCTGGTTTATAGGGAGAAAGGATGATGTTGTGAAAGTTTCTGGTTATAGAGTAGGTCTATTTGAAGTAGAGAGTGTTCTAATTGAGCATCCTGCTGTTTTAGAATCTGCTGTAGTAGCTGACGACGATGAAGTTAGGGGTCATGTTCTTCATGCTTATGTAGTTTTAAAGCCTGAATTTAAGGGAGACGATAAGCTAAAGAAGGAACTTATAGATTTTGTCAATAGCAAATATTCTAAACATGTTCATTTAGAGAAAGTAGATTTCGTATCTAAACTTCCTAAGACTGAAAGCGGTAAGATTCAACGCTATTTACTTAAAAAATAA